The Metabacillus sp. B2-18 genome has a window encoding:
- a CDS encoding SHOCT domain-containing protein translates to MMGMMNFGMLLNMLIWILIIGFAIYGFVLLIMKPFEKNKDSSGKNNSQGNALDILMERFARGEIDEEEYEQKKRVLQR, encoded by the coding sequence ATGATGGGAATGATGAATTTTGGCATGTTATTAAATATGCTAATTTGGATATTGATAATTGGTTTTGCAATTTATGGTTTTGTTTTATTAATTATGAAACCATTTGAAAAAAACAAAGATTCTAGTGGGAAAAACAACAGCCAAGGAAATGCACTAGACATTTTAATGGAACGCTTTGCTAGAGGTGAAATTGATGAAGAAGAGTATGAGCAAAAAAAGAGAGTATTACAAAGATAA
- a CDS encoding sensor histidine kinase — MKWNSIVIKLGVVFILLFFVVIFPLGFSINKIFSGFFYNEVESQVDKLSTRYSRTITDIKDEKILNMFEMLADLTDHEIIIVDKNGEIVANSGLPSLPKGSKANIELLPSLKEKESVKIEIQDVTTKNRYLSIGKPIISNKEFLGGIFVLAPIDGIYLSLDRVRDMLILAGMGSIFLAIGFAFFFTRKLTTPLLEMEKATRNIAHGDLKTRVSVESKDEIGSLAKAINYLAVELDKYQTNRRQFFANISHELRTPLTYLGGYIKAIQQGLYQSDEERDQYLLIIENETERMTQLVNDLFELSKMEEGKLEFHFEDIDLCEVIQSSIEKTKLKSKEKGIEIFLKGDTNLPLANLDGLRTEQIVINLLENAIRYTEKGSITVKLWSERQKIKISIEDTGLGIPGEDLPYLFERFYRVEKSRSRATGGTGLGLSIVKSLVELQQGEIQVKSEVGKGTSFILTFPVVDFSQED, encoded by the coding sequence ATGAAATGGAATAGTATCGTTATTAAGTTAGGAGTAGTCTTTATCCTGCTTTTTTTCGTTGTTATTTTCCCTTTAGGGTTTAGTATAAATAAAATTTTTTCCGGATTCTTTTATAATGAGGTAGAAAGCCAAGTTGATAAGCTGTCTACTCGATACTCTCGAACAATAACAGATATTAAAGATGAGAAAATTCTTAATATGTTTGAAATGCTGGCAGATTTGACAGATCATGAAATAATTATAGTGGATAAAAATGGGGAAATCGTGGCAAATTCAGGATTACCTAGTCTTCCTAAGGGTTCAAAGGCAAACATCGAACTTTTGCCTTCTCTTAAGGAAAAGGAATCGGTTAAAATCGAAATTCAAGATGTAACTACAAAGAACAGGTATTTATCAATTGGAAAACCAATAATTTCAAACAAGGAATTCCTAGGTGGTATATTTGTTTTAGCTCCAATTGATGGCATATACTTATCACTTGACCGTGTTAGAGATATGCTTATCCTTGCCGGAATGGGTTCCATATTTTTAGCAATTGGATTTGCCTTCTTTTTTACAAGAAAACTGACAACTCCATTACTTGAAATGGAAAAGGCTACGAGGAATATTGCACATGGCGACTTGAAAACAAGAGTGAGTGTTGAAAGTAAAGATGAAATAGGATCTCTAGCAAAAGCTATTAACTATCTTGCTGTAGAATTAGATAAATACCAAACAAATAGAAGGCAATTTTTCGCTAATATATCACATGAGTTACGAACACCTTTAACATATTTAGGTGGTTATATAAAAGCGATTCAACAAGGCCTTTACCAATCTGACGAAGAAAGAGATCAATATCTGCTTATTATAGAGAATGAAACGGAAAGAATGACGCAATTGGTGAATGATCTTTTTGAATTGTCGAAAATGGAAGAGGGAAAATTAGAGTTCCACTTTGAAGATATAGACCTCTGTGAAGTTATTCAAAGTTCTATAGAGAAAACAAAATTAAAATCAAAAGAAAAGGGAATCGAGATTTTCCTTAAAGGTGATACAAATCTTCCCTTAGCCAACCTTGATGGGTTACGAACTGAACAAATTGTAATAAACCTCTTAGAGAATGCCATTCGTTATACAGAAAAGGGGTCTATAACCGTAAAGCTTTGGAGTGAGAGACAAAAGATAAAAATATCAATCGAAGATACGGGATTAGGTATACCAGGAGAAGATTTACCTTATCTGTTTGAGCGTTTTTATCGAGTGGAAAAGTCAAGGTCTAGAGCAACCGGAGGAACAGGTTTAGGATTATCCATTGTTAAATCATTAGTTGAACTTCAACAAGGTGAAATTCAAGTCAAAAGTGAAGTTGGTAAAGGGACAAGCTTTATATTGACATTCCCTGTAGTAGACTTTAGTCAGGAGGATTAG
- a CDS encoding response regulator transcription factor, whose translation MKTILLVDDETLMLDLLSLYLSPLGYNCIKKESAIDAIEYLTSHSVDLILLDVMMPDIDGWKACQEIRKYWDTPIIMLTAMSEKTDIVKGLKNGADDYISKPFDEEELTARIEAVLRRQKSETGKILFRGLSLDHDSFQMHYSGTEISLTPKEFGMMSLFLNNQNKVFTREHLITSIWGYEVSTEDRTIDSHVRNLREKLRKSGFPSDDHLLTVWGVGYKWAGKE comes from the coding sequence ATGAAAACAATTTTATTAGTAGATGATGAAACGTTGATGCTAGATTTATTATCCTTGTACTTGTCACCATTGGGATACAACTGTATTAAGAAAGAATCAGCAATTGATGCAATTGAATACTTAACATCACATTCAGTAGACCTTATTTTATTAGATGTTATGATGCCAGACATTGACGGCTGGAAAGCATGTCAGGAAATCCGAAAATACTGGGATACCCCCATTATTATGCTGACCGCTATGAGTGAAAAAACGGATATTGTAAAGGGATTAAAGAATGGTGCAGATGACTATATTTCCAAACCTTTTGACGAGGAAGAGCTGACTGCAAGGATTGAGGCAGTTTTGCGAAGACAAAAGAGTGAAACTGGGAAAATCTTATTTCGAGGCCTTTCTCTGGATCATGATTCTTTTCAAATGCATTATTCCGGAACGGAAATTTCATTAACACCTAAGGAGTTTGGGATGATGAGTTTATTTCTGAATAACCAGAATAAAGTTTTTACTAGAGAACACTTAATAACTTCTATTTGGGGATATGAAGTTTCAACTGAAGACCGGACGATTGACTCTCACGTTAGAAACTTACGTGAAAAGCTTCGAAAATCCGGTTTTCCCTCTGATGATCACTTGCTCACAGTCTGGGGAGTTGGATATAAATGGGCTGGAAAGGAATAA
- a CDS encoding response regulator transcription factor yields MKDKILIVDDEWNMRNLIKIHLLPHFDLEEAANGKEALEKVKDHNFQLIILDVMMPDMTGWTVCERIREKENIPILMLTALTDVKDKVHGLNIGADDYLVKPFNPEELVARVHALLRRSVEFNNENDNGTITISDLTIIKDSRLVLVNGKEVDLTPKEFNLIHLFATNQKQVFTREILLNAIWNTNNVLDVRTVDTHVKNVREKLRKNGLSFNPIKTVWGVGYIFQTPDGKA; encoded by the coding sequence ATGAAAGACAAAATTCTTATTGTTGATGATGAGTGGAATATGAGAAATCTAATAAAGATTCATTTACTTCCTCACTTCGATTTAGAAGAGGCAGCAAATGGTAAAGAGGCGTTAGAAAAGGTAAAAGATCATAATTTTCAACTCATTATTCTGGATGTAATGATGCCTGATATGACTGGATGGACAGTCTGTGAAAGAATCCGCGAGAAAGAAAACATTCCAATTTTGATGTTAACTGCTTTAACGGATGTAAAGGATAAAGTACACGGTCTTAACATTGGTGCAGATGACTATTTAGTAAAACCATTTAACCCTGAAGAACTGGTAGCACGTGTTCATGCATTATTAAGAAGGTCTGTTGAATTTAATAATGAAAATGATAATGGAACAATTACAATCTCTGACCTAACAATTATTAAAGATAGTAGACTGGTTCTCGTAAACGGCAAGGAAGTTGACCTTACACCTAAGGAATTCAATCTAATTCATTTATTCGCAACAAATCAGAAACAGGTATTTACACGTGAAATTTTACTTAATGCTATATGGAATACAAACAACGTTTTAGATGTTAGGACGGTTGATACACATGTGAAAAATGTAAGAGAAAAACTTAGAAAAAATGGATTATCGTTTAATCCAATAAAAACAGTATGGGGTGTTGGGTATATCTTTCAAACTCCAGATGGAAAAGCATGA
- a CDS encoding YwmB family TATA-box binding protein: MKSIKMTIVFLILLSFFYTNRAVNSQSNTNGLLELTEIVQKEKITLNSWKIYIMKPVKDVTSEKDIQREIERIQKDEEGYKWDIRRDEGSEEQHYITVGYKQIEPKEIEMRVKVTAFLVGNKYRIYHSYEIKGQTWNKELWEFINANFKNEINGQNEVFYTLKGTMKEKNGFELRDEGDLLLREFSGTFVEGLIEDDLVSLSAYTNLLESYTLRINEKKINLQIGLRKNQKDDLIDVTIGTPIITSGY, from the coding sequence ATGAAATCTATCAAAATGACTATAGTATTTCTCATACTATTAAGCTTTTTCTATACAAACAGGGCAGTTAATAGTCAAAGTAATACAAATGGATTATTGGAGTTAACAGAAATTGTTCAAAAGGAAAAAATAACATTAAATTCATGGAAAATTTATATAATGAAACCGGTTAAGGATGTAACCAGTGAAAAAGATATTCAAAGAGAAATAGAAAGAATACAAAAAGATGAAGAAGGATATAAGTGGGATATTAGACGTGATGAAGGCAGTGAAGAACAGCACTATATTACAGTTGGTTACAAACAAATCGAACCAAAAGAAATAGAGATGCGAGTTAAAGTTACTGCCTTTCTTGTAGGGAATAAGTACAGAATATATCATTCTTATGAAATTAAGGGTCAAACTTGGAATAAAGAATTATGGGAATTTATTAATGCTAACTTTAAAAATGAAATTAACGGACAAAATGAAGTCTTTTATACTCTTAAAGGCACAATGAAAGAAAAGAATGGCTTTGAATTAAGGGATGAGGGGGATCTTCTCTTAAGAGAATTCTCTGGTACCTTTGTGGAAGGATTAATTGAAGATGATTTGGTTTCATTATCTGCATATACTAATCTTTTGGAGTCATATACATTAAGGATAAATGAAAAGAAAATTAATCTTCAAATAGGTCTTAGGAAAAATCAAAAGGATGATTTAATTGATGTTACGATTGGTACCCCTATAATAACTTCTGGATACTAG
- a CDS encoding F510_1955 family glycosylhydrolase, which yields MKLRLFTLMFFMMALPLNAFAHGTEEEYQKEGLMFDKIIGGGLVVSILLLVVSVVGIVVISKKIKSISVKNKQGQKKSNQLKKSSTILKWISAITLLSSTIFGFITLKNNEVEQGDTIGFQHIHGLGYSADGNSFYIPAHDGLRVYSKGEWRIPEGEKHDYMGFSMVDDGFYSSGHPGPGSKLENPFGVVKSNDFGKSLEVLDLYKEIDFHGMAVGYFSHAIYVLNPEANSRMEDTGLYYTLDETKKWTKSDMNGLDGQPASIAVHSSDEKIIAIGTDQGVFLSTDFGNTFESILPGVPISSIHFTKENKLVVGGLEDGSVMYEINIDTKEKTKISIPEISNEDAISYIAVNPQNSSEIVFTTFEKQIYITKDNGISWTQIAKSGTAIDRKVEKVEN from the coding sequence ATGAAATTAAGACTTTTTACATTAATGTTTTTTATGATGGCTTTACCTCTTAATGCATTTGCTCATGGTACAGAGGAAGAGTATCAAAAAGAGGGTTTAATGTTTGATAAGATAATTGGTGGGGGATTAGTAGTATCAATTCTTTTATTAGTAGTATCTGTGGTCGGAATCGTAGTGATTTCAAAGAAAATAAAATCAATAAGTGTTAAAAATAAGCAGGGTCAGAAAAAAAGCAATCAATTAAAAAAAAGTTCAACAATCCTAAAATGGATTAGTGCTATAACTTTGTTAAGTTCAACAATTTTTGGGTTTATAACTTTAAAAAATAATGAGGTTGAACAGGGAGATACTATTGGATTCCAACATATACATGGGCTTGGATACTCCGCAGATGGTAATAGTTTTTATATACCAGCTCATGATGGCTTAAGAGTTTATTCAAAGGGTGAATGGAGGATTCCAGAAGGGGAGAAACATGACTATATGGGTTTTTCTATGGTAGATGACGGATTTTACAGTAGTGGTCATCCTGGACCAGGCTCAAAATTAGAAAATCCTTTTGGAGTCGTAAAAAGTAATGATTTTGGTAAGTCACTAGAAGTATTAGATTTATATAAAGAAATTGATTTTCACGGAATGGCTGTAGGATATTTTTCACATGCAATTTATGTGCTAAATCCCGAAGCGAATAGTAGGATGGAAGATACGGGCCTTTATTATACATTGGATGAAACCAAAAAGTGGACGAAAAGCGATATGAATGGGTTAGATGGTCAACCTGCATCAATCGCAGTGCACTCATCAGATGAGAAAATCATTGCAATAGGTACAGATCAAGGTGTATTTCTTTCAACCGATTTTGGTAATACATTTGAAAGTATATTACCAGGAGTACCTATATCTTCCATTCACTTTACAAAAGAAAATAAATTAGTGGTTGGTGGGCTAGAGGATGGGTCCGTAATGTATGAAATTAATATAGATACGAAAGAGAAAACTAAGATTTCTATTCCGGAAATAAGTAATGAAGATGCAATATCATATATTGCTGTAAATCCTCAAAACAGTTCAGAAATTGTTTTCACAACATTTGAGAAACAAATTTATATAACAAAAGATAATGGAATTAGTTGGACACAGATTGCAAAGAGTGGAACAGCTATTGATCGTAAAGTAGAAAAGGTAGAAAATTAG
- a CDS encoding copper resistance CopC/CopD family protein, whose amino-acid sequence MSRSVKFLIMLSFVSIFILNIFPGVSAYAHSSLVRTLPEGGEKVETSPSTIELWFKDPVVLHSKALKIIDSSGRSFQLGNTYIDPNNQTHIIGELKEPLPANRYNIEINVIALDGDIITEKFFFEVLKDEVLKDGSNQKGPLKLNKQIPNDGQIIKGSLDKIDLWFNQETELSAIGVFDKNQQPVKLKEPYQDPLDPTHITVEFDQSLAKGTYQVTWYAHPSNRVSSNQPDSLDVFYFAVDEFTPIEEGSKGTPVHNAWFPDMGLKQLGYWLVFIGLSILFGSSLFIQIISKNLKQDSEWKFISLSLIFMTMAGVTLLILQQRMELLELPLKEFFTLKFILVPIIQVILLLLGLMFRRIETFAFGLALFMTPFVMGHASYPRYGGYFTIFINELHLFGASIWMGGLLALITLVKKNEVSDFIGKSALKFSRLAFWSLIVIIFSGIIMTIRYIPSFSIESFLDSQWGKAVIVKAVLTILVVLVGYLQRRTIKRFTVNMVTKFKIRGINEIVYGILILLFASILVVSTPSAAEQGIYPEGEKNEQDLEVKMSPLKPGLNVLTIDLKGKSDVENIRVKITMPPDYSVEYDAFKIDEDTFKITGNIIHAAGTLFMEIEAIKENGDSNTYQYTIVVPGEVRFNE is encoded by the coding sequence GTGAGTAGGTCAGTAAAGTTTTTAATAATGTTAAGTTTTGTTTCGATTTTTATATTAAATATATTCCCGGGAGTTTCTGCGTATGCCCATTCTTCTTTAGTGAGAACACTTCCTGAAGGCGGAGAAAAGGTGGAAACTAGCCCTTCTACCATAGAATTGTGGTTTAAGGACCCTGTTGTACTGCATTCTAAAGCTTTGAAAATAATAGATTCATCGGGTAGGTCATTTCAATTAGGTAACACATATATAGATCCTAACAATCAAACTCATATTATTGGTGAATTGAAGGAACCATTGCCAGCTAATCGATATAATATTGAAATTAACGTGATAGCTTTAGATGGAGATATCATAACAGAAAAATTCTTTTTTGAGGTTCTTAAGGATGAAGTTCTTAAGGATGGGTCTAATCAAAAGGGTCCATTGAAGTTAAATAAGCAGATACCTAATGATGGACAAATCATCAAAGGCAGTCTTGATAAGATTGATTTATGGTTTAACCAAGAGACAGAACTTTCAGCCATCGGAGTCTTTGACAAGAACCAACAGCCAGTGAAATTAAAGGAACCATACCAGGATCCATTAGATCCCACCCACATAACAGTAGAATTCGATCAATCGTTAGCAAAAGGGACCTATCAAGTAACATGGTATGCACATCCAAGCAATAGGGTTTCTAGTAATCAACCAGACAGTCTCGATGTTTTTTATTTTGCTGTGGATGAGTTCACACCAATCGAAGAGGGTTCAAAGGGTACACCTGTTCATAATGCATGGTTTCCAGATATGGGATTAAAGCAACTTGGCTATTGGCTCGTTTTTATTGGATTATCGATATTATTTGGCTCAAGCTTATTTATTCAAATCATTTCAAAAAACCTTAAACAGGATAGTGAATGGAAGTTTATTTCTTTAAGTTTAATTTTCATGACAATGGCTGGTGTTACTCTATTAATTCTCCAGCAAAGAATGGAGTTACTAGAACTACCTTTAAAAGAGTTCTTCACATTAAAATTTATCTTGGTACCAATTATCCAAGTCATTTTATTATTACTAGGATTGATGTTTAGAAGAATTGAGACTTTTGCCTTTGGACTAGCGTTATTTATGACACCATTTGTGATGGGGCATGCCTCGTATCCTCGTTATGGAGGTTACTTTACTATCTTCATAAATGAATTGCATCTTTTTGGGGCATCAATTTGGATGGGCGGCTTATTGGCATTAATTACGCTTGTTAAGAAAAATGAGGTTTCTGATTTTATCGGGAAGTCTGCATTGAAATTCTCTAGATTAGCCTTTTGGAGTCTTATTGTTATAATCTTCTCTGGGATCATAATGACAATCCGTTATATTCCTTCCTTCTCAATTGAAAGTTTCCTCGATAGTCAATGGGGAAAAGCGGTTATCGTAAAAGCAGTGTTAACGATTCTAGTTGTTTTGGTAGGATATCTCCAAAGAAGAACGATTAAAAGGTTCACTGTAAATATGGTAACTAAGTTTAAAATAAGAGGTATTAATGAAATTGTGTATGGCATACTTATCTTATTATTTGCTTCGATTTTAGTGGTATCAACTCCTAGTGCTGCTGAACAGGGTATATATCCTGAAGGAGAAAAAAATGAACAAGATTTAGAGGTGAAAATGTCTCCATTAAAGCCAGGACTTAACGTCTTAACTATAGACCTAAAAGGAAAAAGTGATGTCGAGAATATAAGGGTTAAAATCACGATGCCACCGGATTATAGTGTTGAGTATGATGCTTTTAAGATAGATGAGGACACTTTTAAAATAACAGGTAATATTATCCATGCAGCCGGAACATTGTTTATGGAGATTGAAGCAATAAAAGAAAATGGTGATAGTAATACCTATCAATACACGATTGTTGTTCCAGGTGAAGTACGGTTTAATGAGTAA
- a CDS encoding urease accessory protein UreH domain-containing protein, with product MYEFFSQISNFLSQPFLTLRYTTESIPILSAFILGIIGALAPCQFTGNLGAITIYGNKSVQKSMAWSEVVLFILGKIVVFSGLGLVVWLLGSEFESTLTLYFPWIRRVVGPILIFIGLFMIGLIKFRKSLSLGSIPDRFLKKGKLGSFLMGVSFSLGFCPTMFVLFFVSLMPMVVSVSYGAVLPTIFAIGTSLPLIIAIFLIWYFELSGKLMKKKGRKLGSVVQKLAGWIMIILGILDTLTYWT from the coding sequence ATGTATGAATTCTTTAGTCAAATAAGTAATTTCCTTAGTCAACCTTTTCTTACTCTTAGGTATACTACAGAAAGCATCCCTATTCTTTCAGCTTTTATTTTAGGGATTATCGGTGCTTTAGCACCTTGCCAATTTACTGGTAACCTAGGGGCTATTACGATATATGGAAATAAGTCTGTACAAAAAAGTATGGCCTGGTCTGAGGTAGTCCTTTTTATTTTAGGAAAAATTGTCGTTTTTTCAGGTCTAGGCCTTGTTGTTTGGTTATTAGGCAGTGAGTTTGAATCAACATTGACTCTCTATTTTCCATGGATACGTAGGGTAGTTGGACCTATATTAATATTTATTGGATTATTTATGATTGGGCTCATTAAGTTTAGGAAGTCTTTATCACTTGGGAGCATACCAGATCGTTTTCTGAAAAAAGGAAAGCTTGGCTCCTTTTTAATGGGAGTTAGCTTTTCGTTAGGGTTCTGTCCGACAATGTTTGTATTATTTTTTGTAAGCTTAATGCCGATGGTTGTGTCAGTATCTTATGGGGCAGTATTACCAACCATCTTTGCCATCGGAACATCCTTGCCTTTGATTATTGCAATTTTTCTGATCTGGTATTTTGAATTAAGTGGAAAGTTAATGAAAAAGAAAGGGAGAAAACTTGGTTCAGTCGTTCAAAAATTAGCAGGTTGGATAATGATTATACTTGGGATTTTAGATACTTTAACTTACTGGACGTAA
- a CDS encoding HAMP domain-containing sensor histidine kinase: MKKLSVKLGILFFLIIFGLMTFIFFFLHEGIVDSMVEEELNALQARGNSHRAILEEQFDVETIDHVVLMESESNTDVVITDITGKVLDTSSPINPFKQYLKTPTSNIPRNGQIVEGNWSEEPFIATVSPIQTDGQLIGYIYMFQNTASVHSLIQRLNEHFILAGWISVILTIIIIIFLSKGITKPLIKMKEVTSQISKGHFSVSLPKTSDDELGDLAKSIELLATDLNYLKQERNDFLASISHELRTPLTYIKGYADIVYKRNLSSEERGKYLEIIVEETNRLSHLIKGLFELAKIDKNSFEIQEDYIDLSKFITKIEQKFSPAFLEKNMNFKVICPSGTVLRADPLRLEQIIFNLLDNAMKYSNEGAQIILQVWKYKNSIHISVQDNGKGIPEKDIPYIFNRLYRVDKSRSRSLGGMGLGLAIVKELVHAHGAEINVKSKENVGTEFELIFKGDQ; the protein is encoded by the coding sequence GTGAAAAAACTTTCAGTAAAACTTGGAATATTATTCTTTCTGATTATTTTTGGTTTGATGACATTTATTTTTTTCTTTCTACACGAGGGAATTGTTGATTCCATGGTTGAAGAAGAGCTCAATGCTCTTCAAGCGAGGGGAAATTCTCATAGAGCTATTCTTGAAGAACAGTTTGATGTCGAAACGATAGATCATGTTGTTTTAATGGAGTCTGAATCGAATACGGATGTTGTGATTACAGATATAACTGGAAAGGTGCTCGACACTTCCTCTCCAATTAACCCTTTTAAACAATACCTAAAGACACCTACTTCTAATATTCCTAGGAATGGGCAGATCGTGGAAGGAAATTGGAGTGAAGAACCTTTTATTGCAACCGTCAGTCCTATTCAAACTGACGGACAGCTTATCGGATATATATACATGTTTCAAAATACAGCATCTGTTCATTCTTTAATTCAACGGCTAAATGAGCACTTTATTTTGGCAGGATGGATTTCCGTTATTCTCACTATTATTATTATTATTTTTCTATCAAAAGGAATCACAAAACCGCTTATTAAAATGAAAGAAGTTACCTCACAAATCAGTAAAGGGCATTTTTCTGTTTCCTTACCGAAAACGTCTGATGATGAATTAGGGGATTTAGCTAAATCAATTGAATTATTGGCTACAGATCTGAATTATTTAAAACAGGAACGTAATGATTTTTTAGCAAGCATTTCCCATGAACTTCGGACTCCTCTAACTTATATCAAAGGATATGCAGACATCGTATATAAACGTAATCTCTCTAGTGAGGAAAGAGGGAAATATTTGGAGATTATAGTAGAAGAAACGAATCGTCTGTCTCATTTAATTAAAGGGCTATTCGAATTAGCTAAAATCGACAAAAATTCCTTTGAAATTCAGGAAGACTACATCGATTTAAGCAAGTTTATTACAAAAATTGAGCAGAAGTTCTCTCCTGCTTTTCTAGAGAAAAATATGAACTTTAAAGTTATCTGCCCTTCAGGCACAGTTTTAAGAGCGGACCCATTGAGACTTGAACAAATCATTTTCAATTTATTAGACAACGCAATGAAATACTCTAATGAAGGGGCACAAATCATATTACAAGTATGGAAATACAAAAATTCTATTCATATCTCTGTTCAGGATAACGGAAAAGGGATACCTGAAAAAGACATCCCTTATATCTTTAATCGTTTATATCGAGTTGATAAATCTCGATCACGATCTCTTGGAGGTATGGGACTTGGTCTAGCGATTGTAAAAGAGCTTGTTCACGCACATGGTGCCGAAATTAATGTAAAAAGTAAGGAAAATGTTGGTACAGAATTCGAACTAATTTTTAAAGGAGATCAGTAG
- a CDS encoding YdhK family protein — protein sequence MLTKRIKKSALLSLLAALFLVLGACSDPNNENTEGTENTENMDGMDHSNMNHSSSGEVPEDLKVAENPTYGVGSQAIIESEHMEGMKGAKATIVGAYDTIVYAISYTPTTGGERVENHKWVIHEEIPDAGEEPLEPGTEITIDAAHMEGMDGATAEITSAEATTVYMVDFTPTTGGEEVKNHKWVTESELSPTE from the coding sequence ATGTTGACAAAAAGAATAAAAAAATCAGCATTACTATCATTATTAGCAGCCCTTTTCTTAGTATTAGGAGCATGCTCCGACCCTAATAATGAAAACACAGAAGGCACAGAAAATACAGAGAACATGGATGGAATGGATCATAGTAACATGAACCATTCTAGCTCTGGTGAAGTTCCTGAAGATTTGAAAGTAGCAGAAAATCCAACCTATGGGGTTGGAAGTCAAGCGATTATCGAATCAGAACACATGGAAGGGATGAAGGGTGCCAAAGCAACAATTGTAGGTGCCTATGATACTATCGTTTATGCTATTTCGTATACTCCGACAACTGGTGGAGAAAGAGTGGAAAACCATAAGTGGGTTATTCACGAGGAAATTCCAGACGCTGGTGAAGAACCTTTAGAACCTGGAACAGAAATCACAATAGATGCAGCTCATATGGAAGGCATGGATGGAGCAACAGCTGAAATTACTTCAGCCGAGGCAACGACAGTTTATATGGTTGATTTCACTCCAACTACCGGTGGAGAAGAAGTTAAAAATCACAAATGGGTAACAGAAAGTGAATTATCACCGACTGAATAA